The proteins below are encoded in one region of Nyctibius grandis isolate bNycGra1 chromosome 7, bNycGra1.pri, whole genome shotgun sequence:
- the SOSTDC1 gene encoding sclerostin domain-containing protein 1: protein MLLPAIHFYGFLLACIFTKSYLAFKNDATEILYSHVVKPAAASPSSNSTLNQARNGGRHYTSAGSDRNNRVQVGCRELRSTKYISDGQCTSINPLKELVCAGECLPLPLLPNWIGGGYGTKYWSRRSSQEWRCVNDKTRTQRIQLQCQDGSIRTYKITVVTACKCKRYTRQHNESSHNFEGTSQAKPIQHHKERKRASKSSKHSTS from the exons ATGCTCCTCCCTGCCATTCACTTCTACGGCTTTCTCCTAGCATGCATCTTCACGAAAAGCTACTTGGCTTTCAAGAACGATGCCACAGAGATACTTTATTCTCACGTTGTTAAACCTGCTGCAGCGAGCCCAAGCAGCAACAGCACGTTGAATCAAGCCAGGAATGGAGGCAGGCACTACACCAGTGCTGGATCCGACCGTAACA ATCGTGTTCAAGTTGGCTGTCGGGAACTGAGATCCACCAAGTACATTTCAGATGGCCAGTGCACCAGCATCAATCCACTGAAGGAGCTGGTGTGTGCTGGTGAATGCCTCCCCTTGCCACTGCTCCCCAACTGGATTGGAGGAGGTTATGGAACCAAGTACTGGAGCAGGCGGAGCTCGCAAGAGTGGAGATGTGTCAATGACAAAACTCGCACCCAGAGGATCCAGCTTCAGTGCCAGGATGGAAGTATAAGAACCTACAAAATAACTGTGGTCACGGCCTGCAAGTGCAAGCGATACACCAGGCAGCACAACGAGTCCAGCCACAACTTTGAGGGAACCTCTCAAGCAAAACCTATCCAGCAtcacaaagagaggaaaagagccAGTAAATCCAGCAAACACAGTACAAGTTAG